In Larimichthys crocea isolate SSNF chromosome IV, L_crocea_2.0, whole genome shotgun sequence, a genomic segment contains:
- the ier5l gene encoding immediate early response gene 5-like protein, whose translation MINTMECAVDAQSLISISLMKIHNSRTQRGGIKLHKNLLVSYVLRNARQVYIKEKYAEIYRMQQYEEVMTVCNEIQELNPLELDAEDADDEEQARAACCGEEASLCGTACHRDAAQQPAAHGRAESALHGCSPLEDDHKEPEPSYYRSCCMEASPVSHCDQFPANSSAHCNKTTVLDLDTHVVTTVENGYLHQDCCCDALQCGQSAQSPAKKRKVEFGCCISDVEEVSDFTAARKRAKREDCSYSSPDYTDTSNISNLISIFGSGFSGLLSRQADLEQICSKQVLASLGAWTRAIVAF comes from the coding sequence ATGATCAACACCATGGAATGCGCAGTGGACGCGCAAAGCCTCATCTCCATTTCCTTAATGAAGATCCACAACTCCAGGACGCAGAGAGGGGGGATCAAGCTGCACAAAAACCTGCTGGTCTCCTATGTGCTGAGGAACGCCAGGCAGGTCTACATCAAGGAGAAATACGCGGAGATCTACAGGATGCAGCAGTATGAGGAGGTGATGACGGTCTGCAACGAGATCCAGGAGCTCAACCCGCTGGAGCTGGACGCGGAGGACGCCGACGACGAGGAGCAGGCGCGGGCTGCTTGCTGCGGCGAAGAGGCGAGTCTGTGCGGCACTGCGTGCCACCGAGACGCGGCGCAGCAGCCAGCGGCGCACGGCCGGGCAGAGAGCGCGCTCCACGGCTGTTCTCCCCTCGAGGACGACCACAAGGAACCGGAGCCCTCCTATTACCGGAGCTGCTGCATGGAAGCTTCCCCTGTGTCACACTGTGACCAGTTTCCCGCAAACAGCAGCGCGCACTGCAACAAAACCACAGTGCTGGACTTGGACACGCATGTGGTGACCACGGTGGAGAACGGTTATCTCCACCAGGACTGCTGCTGTGACGCGCTCCAGTGCGGACAGAGCGCGCAGTCCCCGGCCAAGAAACGGAAGGTGGAGTTCGGTTGTTGTATATCCGACGTTGAAGAAGTCTCGGATTTTACAGCGGCTCGCAAAAGGGCGAAGCGCGAGGACTGTTCGTACTCCAGCCCGGACTACACGGACACTTCCAACATCTCCAACCTGATCTCCATCTTCGGCTCGGGGTTTTCAGGGCTGCTGAGCAGACAGGCGGACTTGGAACAGATCTGTAGCAAACAGGTCTTGGCCAGTCTGGGGGCATGGACCCGGGCGATTGTGGCATTTTGa